Proteins from one Fragaria vesca subsp. vesca linkage group LG6, FraVesHawaii_1.0, whole genome shotgun sequence genomic window:
- the LOC101304890 gene encoding Golgi SNAP receptor complex member 1-1-like, translating into MEVLSSWDALRKQARKLEAQLDEQMNSYRRFVSAKGSVKFDADSDLESGIDRLLKQLQQVNIQMQAWVSSGGSEMVSHTLTRHQEILQDLTQEFYRLRSSLRAKQEHASLLEDFREFDRSRVDLEAGGDSADNALLKEHASVSRSTGQMDTVISQAQATLGALVLQRSTFGGINSKLSNIGSRLPTVSHILSAIKRKKSMDTIILSLVASVCTFLIFIYWLTK; encoded by the exons ATGGAAGTTCTTAGCTCATGGGACGCGCTTCGCAAACAG GCCAGGAAGCTTGAAGCTCAGTTGGATGAACAGATGAATTCTTATCGTAGGTTTGTCTCTGCAAAGGGTTCTGTCAAATTTGATGCTGATAGTGATCTTGAATCTGGGATAGACCGACTATTAAAGCAACTCCAACAAGTAAATATACAAATGCAAGCATGGGTATCATCAGGAGGATCAGAAATGGTTTCTCATACCTTGACTAGACATCAAGAGATTCTTCAAGATCTCACTCAG GAATTTTATCGTCTCCGCTCCAGCCTTAGAGCTAAGCAGGAGCACGCTTCATTACTTGAGGATTTTAGGGAGTTTGATAGATCTAGAGTAGACTTGGAAGCTGGTGGAGATTCTGCAGATAATGCTCTCCTAAAAGAACATGCTTCTGTTAGCCGAAGTACAGGGCAG ATGGATACCGTGATCTCTCAAGCTCAAGCAACTCTGGGTGCACTTGTCCTTCAACGTTCAACGTTTGGTGGTATTAATTCAAAGCTCAGCAATATTGGCAGCCGCCTTCCAACG GTAAGTCATATCCTCTCTGCAATAAAGCGTAAAAAGTCTATGGATACCATCATTCTTTCCCTTGTCGCATCAGTGTGCACATTTCTCATATTTATCTACTGGTTGACAAAGTAA
- the LOC101305490 gene encoding zinc finger protein 1-like yields MMDTQNQKPHKQPVAEDTELPEQAPNPDIVFDLSLISNKESDQRLNPELNLIDCFDSAMCSETSTDDPKVAVTSHEPRVFSCNYCQRKFYSSQALGGHQNAHKRERTLAKKGVAHKIGAASDNFRLLSHRFSSMASLPLHGSFNNRSLGIQVHSTIHKPSWNQSSPYYGHNGNFLRNPIDQQSAIGRLHLMGSMSPSSSSSGGVGRFDSSTTRKFSPVPVAERIGGFRWNSVSHLKTTQDHELPKLDLSLKL; encoded by the coding sequence ATGATGGATACCCAAAACCAAAAGCCACATAAACAACCAGTAGCAGAAGATACAGAACTTCCAGAACAAGCTCCAAATCCTGATATTGTCTTCGATCTAAGCCTCATATCCAACAAAGAATCCGATCAGAGGCTGAATCCCGAACTCAATCTCATCGACTGCTTTGATTCAGCTATGTGTTCCGAGACTAGTACCGATGATCCTAAAGTAGCAGTTACTAGTCATGAGCCTAGAGTTTTCTCCTGCAATTACTGTCAAAGAAAGTTCTACAGTTCACAAGCACTTGGAGGGCACCAAAATGCTCACAAGAGAGAAAGAACACTGGCCAAAAAAGGAGTGGCACACAAGATTGGTGCAGCCTCAGATAATTTCAGGCTTCTCTCACACAGATTCTCTAGCATGGCTTCTCTCCCTTTGCATGGCTCTTTCAATAATAGGTCACTCGGTATTCAAGTGCATTCTACAATTCACAAGCCTTCCTGGAACCAATCAAGTCCTTATTACGGACATAATGGCAATTTCCTGAGAAACCCCATTGATCAACAATCTGCAATTGGGCGGCTTCATCTCATGGGATCCATGTCACCGTCTTCTTCAAGTAGTGGTGGTGTGGGAAGGTTCGACAGTAGTACTACTCGGAAGTTTTCTCCGGTACCGGTGGCTGAAAGAATTGGAGGCTTCCGGTGGAATAGTGTTAGCCATTTGAAGACTACGCAAGATCATGAGTTGCCGAAGCTTGACTTGTCCCTCAAGCTCTAA